The region TATCGACTCGGTGTATCAGGGCGCCGGCCAGGCGGCGACCAATCCCATGCCGCCGACGCAATGGGGCTACGACAAGAATCTGAAGGACGCCCCGTATGATGTCGACAAAGCGAAAGCGCTGCTCAAGCAGGCGGGCTATCCCGACGGCTTCGATTTAACGCTGTGGGCCATGCCGGTTCAACGGCCTTATAACCCGAACGCGCGTCTGATGGCGGAAATGCTGCAAGCCGATTGGGCGAAGATCGGCGTCAAGGTGAAGATCGCCACCTACGAATGGGGTGAATATATTCGCCGTGGCCATTCGGGCGAGCATGAGGCAATGCTTATCGGCTGGACCGGCGATTATGGCGACCCGGATAACTGGTTGGGCGTATTGCTTGGCTGCGATGCAGTGAACGGCAGTAATTTTTCCAAATGGTGCTACAAGCCTTACGACGATTTGATCCGCAAAGGCCGCAGCACGACCGATCTTGCCGAACGCACCAAGGCTTATACGGAAGCCCAGGAAATCTTCAAAGACCAGGTCCCGTTCACGCCGATCGCCCACTCCACGGTGTATCAACCCATCAGCAAGAGCGTCACGGGCTTCAAGATCGACCCGTTCGGCCCGACGCAATTCATGAATGTCGGACTGAAATAACGGCAAACCGGCCGCTTTTTGCCGAGCCCTACCTCTAAAGCCGCACGCTCCGGCCAGCGCCGGCGTGCGGCTTTGCCTATGCCTGAATGGTTTCCGATCGTCAACAGGAGTATTTTCCTCCGCTTGTTGGTGCGAGCCAAGCTCAAGTAATATCGCGCTACGCCGGCGGGAGCCGGCCCCGAACCTGGAGGAAACATGAAGCAAAACAACCTGTTGCGCGCCGCGCGTGTTACGACGCTCGTCGCAGCTGCAGCGGCATCGATGCTGGGCGCTACGAGCGCGCATGCCGAGATTCCGAACAAAACACTCGTCTACTGCTCAGAAGGCAGTCCCGCGGGTTTCGATCCAGCCCAATACACGACGGGTGTCGACTTCACGGCCAACACGTTCACCGTCTATAACCGCCTCGTCGAATTCGAACGCGGCGGCACGAAAGTCGAACCGGGCCTCGCAGAAAAGTGGGACGTCTCGCCGGACGGCAAGACCTACACGTTCCATCTGCGTCATGGCGTGAAATTCCAGACTACCTCGTTCTTCAAGCCGACCCGCGAATTCGATGCGGACGACGTCGTGTTCACGTTCCAGCGCATGCTGGATACGAACCAGCCGTTCCGTAAGGCCTACCCGGTGCAGTTCCCGTACTTCACCGACATGGGCCTCGACAAGCTGATCACCAGCGTCGACAAGGTCGATCCGTACACGGTCAAGTTCACGCTGAAGGAAGTCAACGCGCCGTTCATCCAGAATCTGGCGATGGAATACGCGTCGATCCTGTCGGGTGAATACGCGGACCAGTTGCTGAAGGCAGGCAAGGCAGCCGACATCAACCAGTTCCCGGTCGGCACCGGCCCGTTCATTTTCCGCAGCTATACGAAGGACGCGACGATCCGCTTCGACGGCAACCCGGATTACTGGAAGCCGAACGCGGTGAAGATCTCGAAGCTGATCTTCTCGATCACGCCGGACGCCGGCGTGCGCGTGCAGAAGATCAAGCGCGACGAATGCCAGGTGATGAGCTATCCGCGTCCGGCCGACGTCGCGCCGCTGAAGGCTGAAGCGAACATTGAGATGCCGTCGCAGCCGGGCTTCAACCTCGGCTACCTCGCGTACAACGTGGCACACAAGCCGGTCGACAAGGTCGAAGTGCGTCAGGCGCTCGACATGGCGATCAACAAGAAGGCGATCATCGAGTCGGTGTATCAGGGCGCAGGCCAGGCCGCGACGAATCCGATGCCGCCGACGCAATGGTCGTACGACAAGAACCTGAAGAGCGCATCCTTCGACACGGACAAGGCCAAGGCGCTGCTGGCGAAGGCCGGCTATCCGAACGGTTTCGACATCACGCTGTGGGCGATGCCGGTGCAACGCGCGTACAACCCGAACGCCCGTCTGATGGCGGAAATGATCCAGGCCGACTGGGCCAAGATCGGCGTGAAGGCGAAGATCGTCACGTATGAATGGGGCGAGTACATCAAGCGCGCGCATGCAGGCGAACACGACACGATGCTGATCGGCTGGACCGGCGACAACGGCGATCCGGACAACTGGCTCGGCACGCTGCTCGGCTGCGAAGCGGTGAATGGCAACAACTTCTCGAAGTGGTGCTACAAACCGTTCGACGATCTGATCCAGAAGGGTCGAGTGTCGTCCGATCAGGGCGCGCGCACGACGGCTTACATGCAAGCTCAGCAGATCTTCGCGCAACAGCTGCCGTTCTCGTCGATCGCTCACTCGACGGTGTACCAGCCGGTCAGCAAGAAGGTGGTCGACATGCGTATCGAGCCGCTCGGCTACGCGCGCTTCGACGGTGTTAGCGTCAAGTAATTCGTAAAGCTCACGCAGTACGCTTTTCGCACGGTTAGAAAACTGGTCGAAATGGTCCGGCGACCGGGGTCACGAGCCCTCGTCGCCGGTTGCGTTTTTTTTTCATCAAGACCATAGGGACGAACCATGTTCCGCTTCGTTTTGCGCCGCGTCGGCATGGTGATACCGACTTTCATCGGCATTACCATCCTCGCGTTTGCGCTGATTCACCTGATACCGGGCGACCCCATCGAAGTGATGATGGGCGAGCGCGGCGTCGATCCGGCAATGCATGCTGCCGCGATGCACCGGCTGGGGCTCGATGAGCCGCTGCCGATGCAATACATCCACTACGTCGGCCGCGCTCTTCACGGCGATCTCGGCACCTCGATCATCACCAACACCAGCGTGATGGGCGAATTCCTCGCACGCTTTCCCGCCACCGTCGAACTGTCGATGTGCGCGATGTTGTTCGCGCTGATCGTCGGCTTGCCCGCGGGCGTGTTCGCCGCACTGCGGCGCGGCACGGTGGTCGATCACGGCGTGATGGGAGCGGCCCTGACCGGCTACTCGATGCCGATCTTCTGGTGGGGCCTGATCCTCATCATGATGTTCTCGGTGAAGCTCGGCTGGACGCCGGTGTCGGGCCGCATCGCGGTCGAATACGACATTCCGCACGTGACCGGCTTCATGCTGATCGACGCGATGATGTCCACCGACGAAGGCGCGTTCAAATCCGCACTGAGCCATCTGATCCTGCCGGCGATCGTGCTCGGTACGATTCCGCTGGCGGTTGTCGCGCGGATGACACGTTCGTCGATGCTCGAAGTGCTGCGCGAAGACTACATTCGCACCGCGCGCGCGAAGGGCTTGTCGCCCGGGCGCGTGATCGTCGTGCATGCGTTGCGTAACGCGCTGATTCCGGTGGTGACCGTGATCGGTTTGCAGGTCGGCACGCTGCTGGCAGGTGCTGTGCTGACGGAGACACTGTTCTCGTGGCCGGGTATCGGCAAATGGCTGATCGATGCGATCGGCCGGCGCGACTATCCGGTCGTGCAGGGCGGTATCCTGATGATCGCCACGTTGGTGATCGTCGTGAACCTCGTCGTCGATCTGTTGTACGGCGTGCTGAATCCGCGCATTCGCCATACGAGGTGATCTGAACATGGCTGATATTCAAAACACCGTCCCCCAGGCCGTCACTCCCCCCAGTGGCCGCGCCATCGCCGCCCGCGAATTCTGGGCGAATTTCTCGCGTAACCGTGGCGCTGTCAGCGCCGGCATCGTCGTGCTGGTGCTGATCTTCGTCGCGATCTTCGCGCCGTTGATCGCGCCGCACAGCCCGATCGAACAGTACCGCGACTTCGTGAAGATTCCGCCCGCGTGGCTCGACGGCGGCAACTGGAAGTTCATTCTCGGCACCGACGAAGCGGGCCGCGACATCCTCTCGCGCCTGATGTACGGCGCGCGGCTGTCGTTCTGGATCGGCTTCGTCTCGGTGGTGCTCGCGCTGATTCCGGGCATCGTGCTCGGTCTGATCGCGGCGTTCTTCGAGAAGTGGGCCGATACGCCGATCATGCGCATCATGGACGTGCTGCTTGCGTTGCCGTCGCTATTGCTGGCAGTCGCGGTGGTCGCGATCATCGGTCCGGGTCTCGTCAATACGATGCTGGCGATCGCGATCGTCGCGTTGCCGGGCTATGTGCGTCTCACGCGTGCTTCGGCGCAGGGCGAGTTGCAGAAAGAGTACGTGACGGCTTCGCGCGTCGCGGGCGCCGGCACGCTGCGCTTGATGTTCTCGCAAGTGCTGCCGAACTGCACCGCGCCGCTAATCGTGCAGGCTACGCTGGGCTTTTCGTCGGCGATTCTCGATGCGGCCGCGCTCGGCTTCCTCGGGCTCGGCGTGCAGCCGCCATCGGCGGAGTGGGGTGCGATGCTGGCCTCGGCGCGCGACTACATCGACAGCGCCTGGTGGATCGTCACGATGCCGGGTCTGTCCATCCTGATCTCGGTGCTCGCGATCAATCTGCTCGGCGACGGGCTGCGCGACGCACTCGACCCCAAACTGAAACGGATGGCCTGAATGGAACAACTATTGACCATCCGCAATCTGGCGGTGAATTTCAACGGACTGCCCGCAGTCGACCGCATCAACCTCGATGTCGCGCCGGGCGAAGTGGTCGGCGTGGTCGGCGAATCGGGCTCGGGCAAGAGCGTGACGATGATGGCGCTGATGGGCCTGATCGATGCGCCGGGCAAGGTCACTGCAGATGAAGTCACCTTCAACGGCAAGAACCTGCTGAAAGCATCGGCGAAGGAACGCCGCAAGATCATCGGCAAAGACATCGCGATGGTGTTTCAGGACGCGCTCACCAGTCTGAATCCGAGCTACACGGTCGGCTATCAGATCAAGGAAGTGCTGAAGCTGCACGAAGGGCTGCACGGCAGCGAGCTGGACAGGCGCGCGGTCGAATTGCTCGACCAGGTCGGCATTCCGGATGCGAAGAATCGCATCGGCTCGTTTCCGCATCAGATGTCGGGCGGGATGAACCAGCGCGTGATGATCGCAATGGCGATTGCCTGCAATCCGAAGCTGCTGATCGCCGACGAACCGACCACCGCGCTCGACGTGACGATCCAGGCGCAGATCATGGAGCTGCTGATCAAGCTGCAGAAGGAGCGCGGCATGGCGCTCGTGCTGATCTCGCACGATCTCGCCGTGGTGTCGGAAGTCGCGCAGCGCGTCGCGGTCATGTACGCTGGCGAAGTGATCGAAACCAACCGCGTGCCCGATATCTTCGCCGCACCGCACCATCCGTACACGGAAGCGTTGCTGGCGGCGATTCCCGAGCACAATGTGGGCGCAGTGCGGCTCGCTGCGTTGCCGGGCATGGTGCCCGGGCGCGACGACCGGCCGAAAGGCTGCCTGTTCGCACCGCGCTGCAAGTATGTGGTCGACGATTGCATGAAGGCGCGACCGGCACTGGCGCCGATGCAAGGTCACGCTGAAGTAGCGCGCGTGCGCTGCATCAAACCCCTGAACCTGAGCGGCGACGCCAACGTTCACACACATGGAGGCGCACGATGAACGCGGTACTCGAAACGCGGCGCCAGTCGGACCATGCGGGCGATCACGTGCTGGTCGCCGACAAGCTGGCGCGTTACTACACGGTGAAGCGCGGCATGTTCGCTCAGGGAACGGTGAAGGCGCTCAACGGCGTGTCGTTCGCGCTCGAACGCGGCAAGACGCTGGCGGTGGTCGGTGAATCCGGTTGCGGCAAATCGACGCTCGCACGTCAGCTGACGATGATCGAAGCGCCCACAGCGGGCCGCTTGCTGATCGACGGCGAAGATGTGGCCGGCGCCGATCACGCGAAGATCGCGGCGCTGCGCCGGCGCGTTCAGATGGTGTTCCAGAACCCGTTCGCATCGCTCAATCCGCGCAAGACCGTCGAGCAGACGCTCGGCGAGCCGCTTGCGATCAACACACAGTTGAGCTCGGCTGAACGCGCCGAACGGATCGCGCAGATGATGCGCACCGTCGGCCTGCGTCCGGAACATGCGAAGCGCTATCCACATATGTTCTCCGGCGGCCAGCGGCAGCGTGTGGCGATTGCGCGCGCGATGATTCTCGATCCGCAGATTGTCGTCGCCGATGAACCGGTGTCCGCGCTCGACGTGTCGATCCAGGCGCAGATTCTGAATCTGTTCATGGATCTGCAAGAGCAGTTCAAGACCAGCTACGTGTTCATCTCGCACAACCTGTCGGTGGTCGAGCATATCGCCGACGATGTGATGGTGATGTACTTCGGCGGCGTGGCGGAGCTCGGCGACAAGAAGCGGATTTTCTCGAAGCCGCGGCATCCGTACACGCGTGCGCTGATGTCGGCAACACCGTCGATCTTCGAAGCGGATCGCAGCATCAAGATCAAGCTGCAAGGCGAGATGCCGTCGCCGCTAAATCCGCCGTCGGGTTGCACGTTCCATCAGCGCTGCCCGTATGCGATCGACCGGTGCCGCAGCGAAGAACCGAAGCTGCGCGAAGTGGATGGCCGTCAGGTGTCGTGTCACCGCGCCGAGGAGGTGGGGGACGTGGATGCCTGATGTGGCGGCGGCGCGTCGTATTACGCGCCGCTCGCGTGACGGCGGCTACGCCGCTTTCGCGCGGCGCTGGAGGGCGCGTGCACTGACGGGTGCCGCGCTCTTCGGCGTATGTTCTGCTTTCCATCTGGCCGGTGGGCCGATCGTCGCGGTGTACGCCGCGGGGGCAGCCGCCAACTCGCCTGCTCAGGCGGGGCGACCGGCATTGCCGGTGCCCAATCTGCCGACGCCGCCCCGTGCTACCTTGCCCGGCTTCAATCCGCCGCCCGCCGCGCCGGGCACCACGGCCAGCGGCCCGGTACGCATGCAGCCGGCACGCATGCCGTTCTATGTCGCAACGCGCGGCACCACCACGATCTACGTGCTCGGCACGTTGCACGTAGGCGACCCCGCCGACTATCCTCCCGAGCAACCCTTCCGCCCGCCGATCCTCGGCGCACTCGCCGCCTCAGGGACGCTCGCGCTCGAACTATCACCCGACGAACTGCTGGTCTCGCAAGACGACGTGTCGAAATACGGCGTATGCCGGCGTGACTGCCTGCCCGGTTTATTGCCCGATCCGCTGTGGCGCAAGCTTGCCTTTCGATTGCGCGGCAATCCTGCCGCGCTGAATGAAATCAAGAAGATGCGGCCGTGGCTCGCGTCCTTGCTGGTCGAAACCTACGATTCGTTGAGTGCCGGCTTGCAGACCGAGTACGGCACGGAAGCGCAATTGCAGAACGTCTATATCAGGACGCGCGGCAAGATCGTAGGACTGGAAACCTTGTCGCAGCAGATGCGCGCGTTCACAGGACTGACACTTGCGCAGCAGCGCGAAATGCTCGCGCAGGACCTGGTGCAGACGCCCGCGGAAAACGTCGACGACGTGCGGACTTTGCATCGGCTGTGGAGAGTGGGCGATGCCGACGCGATCGCGGCATGGCAGGCGGCGAAGTCGGAAAAGCTGGCGCGTGACAAGCGGATCTCCGATTCGATCGACAACAAGATCGTGTATGAGCGGAACCGGCGCTTCGTGTCGCGGATGCTGCTGATTGCCGCGCCGAACAAACCGGTGTTCGTGGCGATCGGCGCGTTGCATCTGGGTGGGCGCAAAGGCGTGCTGCAGCTTTTGCGGCAGCACGGGTTTGTGGTCGAGGCGGGGTGAGGTTCGGCAGCGCTCTACGTCACCGGCGCGGCGCAGAAATCCTGCGTGACGCCGGCGTCTGCCGAGCAGCAAAGGCAACAGTCCTACATGAACATCAGGAAATTCAACAGGAAGATGTTCACGATCAGCAAGGTCAGCGCGGTCGGCACCTGCACCTTGATCACCGCATTCTTATCCGGCAACTCCAGCAGCGCAGCCGGCACCATGTTGAAGTTCGCGGCCATCGGCGTCATCAGCGTGCCGCAGTAGCCCGAGAACATGCCGATCGCGACCATCACCGCCGGATTGCCGTGAAACACGCCGACCAGAATCGGCACGCCGACGCCGCCGGTCATCACCGGGAACGCGGCGAAGCCGTTGCCCATCACCATCGTGAAAAGCGCCATGCCGATGCAGTACACGGCCACCGCGACAAACCGGTAGTCGAGGCTGATGTAGGCCGTGGTCACGTGCGCGACGGCCTTGCCGACGCCGGCGTCCGAGAAGACGAGGCCGAGCATGCCGAGCATCTGCGGCAGCACCGCGGCCCACGACAATGCATCGACCAGCCGGCGCGCTTCCTTCATCGATTGGCCGACGGTGTCGCGCGTCAGCACA is a window of Paraburkholderia sp. IMGN_8 DNA encoding:
- a CDS encoding ABC transporter substrate-binding protein, whose product is MKQNNLLRAARVTTLVAAAAASMLGATSAHAEIPNKTLVYCSEGSPAGFDPAQYTTGVDFTANTFTVYNRLVEFERGGTKVEPGLAEKWDVSPDGKTYTFHLRHGVKFQTTSFFKPTREFDADDVVFTFQRMLDTNQPFRKAYPVQFPYFTDMGLDKLITSVDKVDPYTVKFTLKEVNAPFIQNLAMEYASILSGEYADQLLKAGKAADINQFPVGTGPFIFRSYTKDATIRFDGNPDYWKPNAVKISKLIFSITPDAGVRVQKIKRDECQVMSYPRPADVAPLKAEANIEMPSQPGFNLGYLAYNVAHKPVDKVEVRQALDMAINKKAIIESVYQGAGQAATNPMPPTQWSYDKNLKSASFDTDKAKALLAKAGYPNGFDITLWAMPVQRAYNPNARLMAEMIQADWAKIGVKAKIVTYEWGEYIKRAHAGEHDTMLIGWTGDNGDPDNWLGTLLGCEAVNGNNFSKWCYKPFDDLIQKGRVSSDQGARTTAYMQAQQIFAQQLPFSSIAHSTVYQPVSKKVVDMRIEPLGYARFDGVSVK
- a CDS encoding ABC transporter permease subunit; protein product: MFRFVLRRVGMVIPTFIGITILAFALIHLIPGDPIEVMMGERGVDPAMHAAAMHRLGLDEPLPMQYIHYVGRALHGDLGTSIITNTSVMGEFLARFPATVELSMCAMLFALIVGLPAGVFAALRRGTVVDHGVMGAALTGYSMPIFWWGLILIMMFSVKLGWTPVSGRIAVEYDIPHVTGFMLIDAMMSTDEGAFKSALSHLILPAIVLGTIPLAVVARMTRSSMLEVLREDYIRTARAKGLSPGRVIVVHALRNALIPVVTVIGLQVGTLLAGAVLTETLFSWPGIGKWLIDAIGRRDYPVVQGGILMIATLVIVVNLVVDLLYGVLNPRIRHTR
- a CDS encoding ABC transporter permease subunit, giving the protein MADIQNTVPQAVTPPSGRAIAAREFWANFSRNRGAVSAGIVVLVLIFVAIFAPLIAPHSPIEQYRDFVKIPPAWLDGGNWKFILGTDEAGRDILSRLMYGARLSFWIGFVSVVLALIPGIVLGLIAAFFEKWADTPIMRIMDVLLALPSLLLAVAVVAIIGPGLVNTMLAIAIVALPGYVRLTRASAQGELQKEYVTASRVAGAGTLRLMFSQVLPNCTAPLIVQATLGFSSAILDAAALGFLGLGVQPPSAEWGAMLASARDYIDSAWWIVTMPGLSILISVLAINLLGDGLRDALDPKLKRMA
- a CDS encoding ABC transporter ATP-binding protein — encoded protein: MEQLLTIRNLAVNFNGLPAVDRINLDVAPGEVVGVVGESGSGKSVTMMALMGLIDAPGKVTADEVTFNGKNLLKASAKERRKIIGKDIAMVFQDALTSLNPSYTVGYQIKEVLKLHEGLHGSELDRRAVELLDQVGIPDAKNRIGSFPHQMSGGMNQRVMIAMAIACNPKLLIADEPTTALDVTIQAQIMELLIKLQKERGMALVLISHDLAVVSEVAQRVAVMYAGEVIETNRVPDIFAAPHHPYTEALLAAIPEHNVGAVRLAALPGMVPGRDDRPKGCLFAPRCKYVVDDCMKARPALAPMQGHAEVARVRCIKPLNLSGDANVHTHGGAR
- a CDS encoding peptide ABC transporter ATP-binding protein: MNAVLETRRQSDHAGDHVLVADKLARYYTVKRGMFAQGTVKALNGVSFALERGKTLAVVGESGCGKSTLARQLTMIEAPTAGRLLIDGEDVAGADHAKIAALRRRVQMVFQNPFASLNPRKTVEQTLGEPLAINTQLSSAERAERIAQMMRTVGLRPEHAKRYPHMFSGGQRQRVAIARAMILDPQIVVADEPVSALDVSIQAQILNLFMDLQEQFKTSYVFISHNLSVVEHIADDVMVMYFGGVAELGDKKRIFSKPRHPYTRALMSATPSIFEADRSIKIKLQGEMPSPLNPPSGCTFHQRCPYAIDRCRSEEPKLREVDGRQVSCHRAEEVGDVDA
- a CDS encoding TraB/GumN family protein, with product MPDVAAARRITRRSRDGGYAAFARRWRARALTGAALFGVCSAFHLAGGPIVAVYAAGAAANSPAQAGRPALPVPNLPTPPRATLPGFNPPPAAPGTTASGPVRMQPARMPFYVATRGTTTIYVLGTLHVGDPADYPPEQPFRPPILGALAASGTLALELSPDELLVSQDDVSKYGVCRRDCLPGLLPDPLWRKLAFRLRGNPAALNEIKKMRPWLASLLVETYDSLSAGLQTEYGTEAQLQNVYIRTRGKIVGLETLSQQMRAFTGLTLAQQREMLAQDLVQTPAENVDDVRTLHRLWRVGDADAIAAWQAAKSEKLARDKRISDSIDNKIVYERNRRFVSRMLLIAAPNKPVFVAIGALHLGGRKGVLQLLRQHGFVVEAG
- a CDS encoding DUF979 domain-containing protein — translated: MTLTITYLFWLLGVVLLVIGGMIVTDRAHPRRFTAGGFWILYALIFLIGDKLPPAVVGVLVIVMALIAGFGGVTAAKPKLLSLEARKASAARLRNKLFVPALTIPVITVIITLSASHLIFGGMPLIEKANVTLIGFGIGCVIALAIACVLTRDTVGQSMKEARRLVDALSWAAVLPQMLGMLGLVFSDAGVGKAVAHVTTAYISLDYRFVAVAVYCIGMALFTMVMGNGFAAFPVMTGGVGVPILVGVFHGNPAVMVAIGMFSGYCGTLMTPMAANFNMVPAALLELPDKNAVIKVQVPTALTLLIVNIFLLNFLMFM